The following are from one region of the Coccinella septempunctata chromosome 7, icCocSept1.1, whole genome shotgun sequence genome:
- the LOC123317560 gene encoding trehalase-like: MSFPNFMSSFCSLNFCSKMYNFAFFVCVFCSLLKLSDQSPYYQCDDPIFCSGKVLHTVQSLRIFRHSKTFVDLKMANTPDVILQNFDIFMFKNAHKPSAASVRKFLRENFADGDELESWVPADFRSNPSWLQRIKDTRIRKFAYDLLQVIPKITRRVRQNVLDHPIHYSFIAVPNGFVVPGGINKESYYLDSYWIIKGLLVNDMTSTVKGMLNNFILMEKKYGYIPRGTRIYYCNNWQPPVLSLLVDLYMKRTNDIYWLQENIDVLDHELRHWLNYRCFELTRNGKVYTLARYTNSNPNPRPDKYFLDYNYCSIFNTTEEVKTCYTNIKAPGGSGWYYPQRYIFDENCSTNASVAYTYPRRVLPVDLNVYLCKSFQVMSQFYEKINDHQNSTFYRNKYEHWVRSIQKILYSPSDGIWFDYDIGQHKRRPYCYPTNFAPLWAEIFDTRLAPKMGKKALGYFKKMNMMPFRGSSEGEPLPGHDLMKMFMPFKHMVALALYNSGDAEAKDYAREFMRRWLIQSIDCECCKYDIYDDVDLRSTEFRWGCGWVVVCSLDLIDTFFIQSNLQVPTE; encoded by the exons ATGTCATTTCCAAATTTCATGTCTTCCTTTTGTAGTCTAAATTTTTGTTCTAAAATGTATAATTTCGCGTTTTTTGTTTGTGTGTTCTGCTCATTGCTTAAATTATCAGACCAGTCGCCGTATTATCAATGCGACGATCCCATATTTTGCTCTGGAAAGGTTCTCCACACTGTACAGTCCCTTAGGATTTTTCGTCATTCCAAAACGTTCGTTGATCTGAAGATGGCCAATACGCCAGATGTTATTTTGCAGAATTTCGACATATTCATGTTTAAGAACGCGCATAAACCTAGCGCAGCCAGTGTCAGAAAATTCTTGAGAGAAAATTTCGCTGATGGTGACGAACTGGAGTCATGGGTGCCTGCTGATTTTAGAAGTAACCCTAGCTGGTTGCAGAGGATAAAAGATACTAGGATAAGAAAATTTGCTTATGATTTGTTGCAAGTTATACCTAAAATAACGAGACGAGTAAGACAAAACGTCCTAGACCATCCCATTCATTACTCTTTCATAGCTGTACCAAATGGTTTTGTGGTACCTGGAGGAATAAACAAGGAGTCTTATTATTTAGATAGCTATTGGATTATAAAAGGCTTGCTGGTGAACGATATGACGAGTACTGTCAAAGGTATGCTGAACAATTTCATACTGATGGAGAAGAAGTACGGTTACATACCAAGAGGAACAAGAATATATTATTGTAACAATTGGCAACCTCCTGTTTTGAGTCTTCTGGTTGATCTCTACATGAAACGTACCAATGATATATATTGGTTGCAAGAGAATATCGATGTGTTAGATCACGAGCTTAGGCACTGGCTCAATTACAGATGTTTCGAGCTGACCAGAAATGGTAAAGTCTACACTTTAGCCAGGTATACCAACAGTAACCCAAACCCAAGACCTGACAAATATTTCCTGGATTACAACTACTGCTCCATCTTTAACACGACGGAAGAAGTCAAGACTTGCTATACCAACATAAAAGCCCCTGGTGGTTCTGGATGGTACTATCCACAAAGGTACATATTCGATGAGAATTGTAGTACAAATGCAAGTGTTGCTTACACCTATCCCAGGAGGGTATTGCCAGTGGATCTAAACGTTTATCTGTGCAAAA GTTTCCAGGTCATGTctcaattttatgaaaaaattaacgaCCACCAAAACTCTACATTCTATAGAAACAAATACGAACACTGGGTGAGAAGCATACAGAAGATTCTTTATTCACCAAGTGATGGTATATGGTTCGACTATGACATTGGACAACACAAGAGACGACCCTATTGTTATCCAACAAATTTTGCACCTCTTTGGGCAGAAATCTTCGATACAAGATTGGCCCCAAAGATGGGTAAGAAAGCTCTGG GTTACTTCAAGAAGATGAACATGATGCCCTTCAGGGGTAGTTCAGAGGGTGAACCGCTGCCAGGACACGATTTGATGAAGATGTTCATGCCGTTTAAGCACATGGTAGCGCTGGCTCTGTACAATTCCGGCGATGCGGAAGCTAAAGATTACGCCAGGGAGTTTATGAGACGGTGGCTGATCCAAAGCATAGATTGCGAGTGTTGCAAGTACGACATTTATGATGATGTCGATTTGAGAAGTACGGAATTCAGATGGGGATGCGGATGGGTTGTTGTGTGCTCATTAGATCTCATCGACACTTTTTTCATACAATCGAATTTGCAGGTTCCCACtgaataa